In Sphingomonas sp. LT1P40, the DNA window GGTGGGTGGCTTGGGGAGCCATTCCCCGACGCGCCAAACCAGCGTCGAAGGCTTCGGGGTTTTCGCGGATGAAACGGATGTCGTGCATGGCCGTGGCTATGGCTTTGCGCGTTGCCGCGCGCAAGCCGCCGCGCGCGGCGGCGGTGGGGCTTTGCGCGACGAACCGCGCAACCCGCCGTGCGCGGCGGGCGTTGGGGGTGCATCAGACCAAGGAGAAAAACTGATGCAAGTTCCGCATAACGCCGTTGTCGTCGTTGCCGATGGCCGCAAGATGCTGTTGCTCAGGAACGAAGGCGATGCCGAGTATCCGAACCTTCAGCTTGAGAAGAAGCGCGAGCAGGAGAATCCTTCGACCAGCGAACAGGCGACCGACGTATCGGGGCGTGCGCAATCGACGCGGATGGCGGGCGGGGCGTTCGCGTCAGGCGGCGGCACGATGGACAATGCCGATTTCCACCAGATCGAGGAGGACAAGTTCGCGGTGGAAACGGCGGAATTGCTGAAGAAGCGCGCGTTGAACAATGATTTCGAGACGCTCATCATCATCGCGCCGCCGCGCACGCTGGGCGAATTGCGCAAAAACTATCACAAGGAAGTCGAACAGCGTCTGGCCGGCGAGATCGACAAGGATCTCACCGGCCATACGATTCCCGATATCGAGAAGGCGCTGTTAGCCGCCGATTAAATTACTCGGCGGGCTCGGCCGTCTTGGCCTTGCGGTTCTGGAAGCGTTTGCGCGCGACCAGGGCCGCAGCAGCCGCACCGAACAGCAGGACCATCGGCGGTGCCGGCACCGGCTCCGGACCGCCCGACGAGCTGCTGGTGCCGCTCGACGTGCCGCTGGAGGTGGAGGTGCTGGACGAAGTCGACGTGCTCCACCCGCTCGACGTGCTCCATCCGCTCGACGTGGACGACGAAACGTCGCCGGAAGAGCTGGCAGATGTCGAAGCCGAGGTTGAGCTCGACGTGGATGACGAGACGTCACCCGACGACGATGCCGAGGTCGATGACGAGACATCGCCCGAAGACGAGGCCGACGACGACACGTCGCCCGACGAGGCCGAGGAGACGTTGCCGCTCGATCCGCCCGATGCCGACGAGACGTTACCGCTGGACGACGACGAGACATCGCCTGACGAACCGCCCGAGGCCGAACTGGTCGAAGAGCCGCCGGTTGACGAGGTGCTGGTGCTCGACATGCCGCCGGTGGACGACGACGAGCCGCCGGTCGAGGACGACACGTCGCCGCTCGATCCGCCGCTGGACGAGGTCGAACTGACGCTGCCGCTGGAAGTGGAGGAGCCGCCGGTCGAGGTGGACCCCCCCGATGTGCTGGTCGAGCCGCCGCTGGTGCTGGACGTCGACGAGATCACGATCCCGCCGCTGCCCGATCCGCTGCCGCCACCCGAACCGCCGAAAAAGCCGCCCGCGAAGAAGCCGCCGGAAAATCCGCCGCCACCACCGCCGACCATGCCACCGGCTGCTGCGGAAGCCGCACCGCCGCCACCGCCACCGCCCATGATCGGCATTTCGCCGCTGGAACCATAGCCGGTGGGGGGCAGCGGGATCGCCGCGCCCTGAGTCGTGACGGTCAATACCTGGGGCTGGCACTGTGCCGTGGTCGTCACCGTGCGGCGCACGACGCGCTTGCGCATCGGGCGCTTGACCACCCGCTTGGTGATGACGCGCTTTTTCGCCACGCCCTGTTGCTGGGCATAGCCGCGCTCGGCGCGGGTTTCGGCGACATGCACCGCGCCGCCGCCGATAACGGCACCGCCGCACGCACATGCGCAAAGTTTAGCCAAGGCCATCTTAACCGACATGCTTTGTACTCTCTTGTCCCCAGAGACTGCCCCGATGCTGCGCGATACAGCGTCTTTGCAGGCTCAATGGCCAGAAAGTGCAGAAGAAAGTATTAAGTTCAATCGCGTTAACCATGGTTTGAAGATGGTTGGGACGATTTCACCAATCGATCGTGGACGTTACATGGTTAACGTTCCGTTGAGGGACAGTCGTGGCGTTATTCTTAACCTTTATTTACCATAATCGCCGAATCTGAATGGATCGGTTACGGGCGATTCAGCTTCGTGCAATTTCCCGCATGGCAAGAACGGCTTGGCGCAGGAATCGGCGGATTCGGACGCTTGTGGAGTGCGGCGCGCGCTCGTATAGCGCCCGCGGGCAAAAAGCGGGTTCCGACTGGCAATCGTAACCCGGTGTGGAGAGTGGCATGGCGACCGTTTACGACCATCGTGACGAACCCGAAGGAGTGCCAGTGGCTGCGAATGACCTTCCCGACGGTTATCGCCCCGGCGCCGACGAACCATTTATGAACCCGCGACAATTGCAGTATTTCCGTGAGAAACTGCTGGCGTGGAAAGACGCGATTCATCGTGAGGCGGCGGGGACGCTGTCGCAGTTGCAAGTCGATTCGCTGCGCGAAGCCGATTTGACGGATCGCGCATCGAGCGAGACCGACTGGTCGATCGAACTGCGCACCCGTGACCGTCAACGCAAGCTGATCGCCAAGATCGACGCGGCGATGCGCCGGATCGACGACGGCGAATATGGCTTTTGCGAGGTTTCGGGGGAGCCGATCAGCCTAGGCCGGCTGGAGGCACGTCCGATCGCCACGATGACGGTCGAGGCGCAGGAGCGGCACGAGCGCAACGAGAAGGTTTCGCGCGACGAATAGCGCCAAATCGGACGCGAAACGATTTAGCCCGGTTAACGCTTTAGATAGTCATTGCTGTTCTAATCGCGCGCAGAAGTGAATTGCACGAGCGCCGGATGGACCAGTTTTCGACCGATCCCCTGCACGCCAGTCTCAGCGATGACGCCGCGTTTCAGCGGTCGGGGTCGCGTGACAGTTTGCTGCTGTCCGCAATGCTGCGGATGGCGGGCAGCCCCGATGTGACGGTGCGAGTTCGCAATCTTTCCTCAGGCGGCCTGATGGCCGAATATGCGCAGCCTGTCGTACAGGGTGCGCCGGTCGAGGTCGATGTGCGCGGCGTGGGCTGGATCAACGGCCGCATCGCTTGGGCCGCGGAAGGCCGAATCGGGATCGCGTTCGAACGCGAGATCGATCCGATGGCCGCACGAAAGCCCGTGGGTGCGACGCGACCGACATCATATAAACCGGTCAAACGCGCCCTTTAAGGGCCGTCGTTTACGCGCCGTCTGGTCACTATGATTTCAGAAAGCGATGCGCGCGATCCGTGCCGGTCGCGCGGGTGGCGCCACCCCGGCCGAGAGCCAGGGCGACACCAGGTACACGCGCTTTACTATTGAAGCGCGATTTCCTCCTTTACGCGGAGCTTCCGACGCTTCAGGTCGCCGATGACGACCGGATCGGGTAGAGGCCGTTGCGACTCGGCACTGATCTTCTGATCCAGTGTCGCGTGCTTGGCCACAAGTGCCGACAGATGCGCATTCTGCATGGAAGCAATCCTCCTTCGTGGGTTGGGGGATGCGAAGTAAATCACGATTCGCGGGGCTTGTCGCCCCTTGCGAATCGGCCATTCGACAAGGCAACATCGTTCTGCGACGGGCCGATTCCGGGGGTAATGAGGGGGTGATGGACGAAACCGAGATTCTACGCCGGCTGGAATTGTTGCGCGTGGATCATCGTGACCTGGATGCCGCGATCGATGCGTTGGCGATGGCGGGCGCGCCGGACCAGCTGCAGATCGCCCGACTGAAAAAACGCAAGCTGCGGCTGCGCGACGAGATCGCCATGCTGGAGGATCAGCTGATCCCCGATATCATCGCGTAGCTGGGGTCGGTCCGCTTTGGGACAAATGGCGTGTGCGATTGGCTATTTCGTTAACGGAATGTTTCTGACACCTTCATCGTCATGACAGGGGATGTGGGGACATCGCGGATCCATCGCAGGTTGATCGACTCGCTTTATACCGAGTCGATGCTGCTGGCGGATGAGGCGCGCGGCTATTTCGATGAGATGGGGCGCGACGAGCGCAATTCGCTCGATGCGATGACGCGAGTCGTCTTCTCGTGCGAGTCGCTGAAGGTGACGACCCGGTTGATGCACGTCATCGCGTGGCTGCTGACGCAACGCGCGGTCGATGCGGGAGAGATCGCGGCGCGCGACGCGCTCGATCCGTCGCGGCGGCTGGGCACAGCACCCGCGACCGATGACGCGGCATTCGATTCGATGCCGATGGCGGCACAGGGCCTGATCGCGGCGAGCCAGGATCTGTATCGCCGGGTCGCGCGGATCGATTCGGCGCAGGACGACGAGGTGCTCGTGCAAATGAGCCCGGTCAGGTCGATGCAGGATCGTCTGGCACTCGCCTTTTAGGACGCGCTCCAGCCACCCTGCGACAGCGCACCGATCCGCTCTCGCGCTTCACGATATTCACGGTCGAGCCGATCGACGAATTCGGCGACCGGCATCACGGACTTGATTGCGCCGATGCCTTGACCCGAACCCCAGATATCGCGCCAGGCTTTGACCTTCGTATTGCCGCCCGAGCCGAAATTCATCGTGCTGGGGTCGCTGACCGGCAGATTGTCGGGGTCGAGCCCTGCTGCCACGATCGAGCCGCGCAAATAATTGCCGTGAACCCCGGTGAAGAGGTTGGTATAAACGATATCGGCCGCACTGCTGCCGACGATCCCGTCCTTGTAGTTTTGCTCGGCATTGGCCTCTGTCGTGGCGATGAAGGGTGAGCCGATATAGCCGAGATCGGCGCCCATCGCCTGTGCCGCGAGCACCGCGCCGCCGGTGGCGATCGATCCGGACAGGATGATCGGCCCGTCGAACCAGGCGCGCGTTTCCTGCACGAAGGCGAATGGGCTGAGTACGCCGGCATGGCCGCCCGCGCCGGTGCAGACGAGGATCAGGCCGTCCGCGCTCTTCTCCACTGCCTTGTGTGCGAAGCGGTCGTTGATGACGTCGTGGAGCGCGATGCCGCCCCATGAATGCACCGCCTGATTGACCGCCTCCTGCGCGCCCAGCGAGGTGATGACGATCGGCACCTGCCATTTGGCGCAGGTCGCGAGGTCCGCCTCAAGCCGGTCATTCGAGCGGTGGACGATCTGGTTGACGGCGTAGGGCGCGGCGGGGCGGTCGGGATTGTCGCGGTTCCACGCCGCCAGCTCCTCGGTAATGCGGTGCAGCCATTCGTCGAGCTGGCTCTGCGGTCGTGCGTTCAGCGCCGGGAAGGAGCCGACGATCCCCGCCTTGCACTGGGCGATGACCAGCTCGACGCCGGAGACGATGAAAAGCGGCGATCCGATGACCGGAAGGCGAAGGCGATTGAAGAGTGCGGGTAGGGCCATACCCGTTTCATAACCGAACTGAATTGCCTGTCCAGCAGTGCCGGTCGTTGCCGTACCTGAAATTCGAATCAATCGATGCGGATCAGGCCGGTGCGAAATCGGCGCTGGCGATCGGCGTAATTCTGTGCGGACAGCAGCAATGCGGCGCGCGTCGTGTCGTCAAGCGTGCGGATCGCGCGCGCGGGGCTGCCGACGATCAGGCTGCCGGGCGGAAAGACCTTGCCCTCCGTCACCAATGCCCCCGCGCCGATCAGGCAATCGTCGCCAATTTCGGCGCGGTTGAGGACGATCGCGCCCATGCCGACGAGCACGCGATTGCCGATCGTACAGCCATGCAGGATGGCATGATGGCCGATCGTGCAATCCTGTCCGATCGTCAGCGGCGCGCCGGGGTCGGAGTGGAGCATTGCCCCCTCCTGAACATTGCTGCGTTCGCCGACGACGATCGGGGTGTTGTCGGCGCGGATGACGGCGCCGAACCAGATGCTCGCTCCGGCGGCGAGATGAACGTCGCCGATCACGTCGGCGCTGGGCGCGATCCAGGCGTCGGGATCGATGGCCGGGGCAACGCCCTCGAACGAATAGACCGCCATGTTTCCCCCATGATTTTCGTTACGGGGCGGAACGTCCCGCCTTCTCAACCGTATATCCGACAGACTCGGCAGTGCCGAGGCGTTTTCGGGAGACGGCACGTGATCAACCTTATCATTCTTCTCATCGTCGGTGGTGTACTCGGCTGGCTCGCCAGCATCGTCATGCGCACCGATGCCCAGCAGGGCATTTTCCTCAATATCGTGGTCGGCATTGTCGGCGCGTTGCTTGCAGGCCTGCTGATTGCCCCGCTGATCGGCGGCGGCACGATTACCCAAGGTTCGTTCAGCGCGATGTCGCTGCTGGTTTCGTTCCTGGGTGCAGTCGTTCTGCTTGCGATCGTCAATCTGGTGCGCCGCGGTTCGGTGCGCTGAACGATCTATAACCATCCCAAGCAAACTAAGGGCGGCTTCGGCCGCCCTTTTTTTGTCAGGGCGCGACGAGGTGTGGAATGCCCGGCACATGGATACCGAGTGCGATCGCAAGGGCCACTGCCCCGAACAGGATCGCCAGTATCGACGACATCGAAAACAGTCCCCAGCCGACAGCGACCACCATCGTGGGATTGGGCCGCGACTGACGACGGTTCTGTTCGGCTGACAGCAAGACGAAACCGGCAAGCAGGCCGTACATGAATACTGAAAATTCGATCATTCTATATCCCCGCCCCCAGGAACTGACGATCACGCTAAGGCCGAATGGTTAACGCTTCAATGCACACGCCGGGATTTTTGCCGCAGTGCAGCGTGAATTTTGCTCGGCTTGTCGATCTGCCCGAGAAGCCGCGCGTTGCTTGACCCGCTGGCACCGCCGCGCCTATCGCCACGGCGACAAGCGGAGGAGAGAATCGCGGCGATGAAAAAGCTCTATCCCAATGCCGAGGCCGCCCTCGAAGGTCTGCTGCACGACGGCATGACGATCTGCGCCGGGGGGTTCGGCCTGTGTGGCATTCCCGAGCGACTGATCGATGCGATCCAGGCGGCGGGCACCACCGGCCTGACCATCGCCAGCAATAATGCCGGGATCGATGGCGAGGGGCTGGGCAAGTTGCTGCGCAGCCGTCAGGTCAAGAAGATGATCTCGTCCTATGTCGGCGAGAACAAGGAGTTCGAGCGGCAATATCTGAGCGGCGAGCTGGAGGTCGAGTTCTGCCCGCAAGGCACGCTGGCCGAGCGCTGCCGCGCGGGCGGGGCGGGGATTCCGGGCTTTTACACCCGCACCGGCGTCGGCACGAAAGTGGCCGAGGGCAAGGAAAGCAAGATTTTCGACGGCGAGGAGTTCATCCTGGAGCGCGGCATCCGCGCCGATCTGGCGATCATCAAGGGGTGGAAGGCCGATGAGAGCGGCAATTTGATCTTTCGTAAAACCGCGCGCAATTTCAACCAGCCGATGGCGACCGCCGCGAACATCTGCGTCGCCGAGGTCGAGGAAGTGGTACCGGTCGGCAGCCTCGACCCCGATACGATCCATTTGCCCGGCATCTATGTGAAGCGGATGATTATCGGCGCGCCATACGACAAGAAGATCGAGTTCCGTACCGTCCGGATCCGCGAGGGTGCTTGAGGAGCGTTCGATGAGCCTGCCGCATGAAATCAAGCTCGACCCCAAATTATTGCAGGGCGATGCGCGCGAAATCGCGCGACTGTGGGTAACGCATCGCGGTCCGGCGACGGTGTTCCTCGCCCCGGGTCATTTGGCGGACCCGGCGATGTTCGGCATGTTGCTGGTCGATACCGCGCGCCACGCGGCACGCGCCTATGCCCAGGCGCTTGGGCTGAGCGAGGAAGAGGCGTTGCAACGATTGTTGCTGGGGTTCGATGCGGAACGGGGCACGCCCACCAGCGCGCTGTCCACGCCCGACGATCGCAAGGATCGGCACTGATGGCGCCGGCGCGCTTTCGCACGCTGATTGCGCTGGCGTCGATCCCGGCGCTGGCGGGCGGCTGCGTCGCCGCCGCTATTCCGGCGGGGGCCGCGCTGTTGATCGGCCGTCAGCAATTACGCTCTGAGCGCCCGCCGGGGCTGATCCCCGATCGCAAGGCTGCGGCGCGCGCGATGCAACAGGCCGACAAGCAGGTCGAGGATGCGGGCAAGGCAGCCCCTGTCGGAACGCGGATCGCTTCGCCGGACGAGGCCGCAGCATTCACCAGTCCGCGCGCACCGCAACGCACGGCGTCGCTGCCCGCACCATTTGACGGGCGCACGCCTGCTACGATGCAGTATCTCTATGGATCGGGGGAGGCAGCGGCGCTGTCGATCCAGGCCTATCAGGGGCTGTGGACCTATTTCGCCAAGCCGATCGCCGAACGCCGCGCCGGACGCGCGGTGGATAGCGTGGTTTTGTCGAAGGGGGCGACGCTGGCCTCCCCGGCATTCGACAAATGCGGATACCGTCCGTTGGCGGTGCTGCTCGACATCGACGAGACCGTCATTCTCAACATGGGATATCAGGCGGACGAAGTGCGGCGCGGCGCGCGTTTCGACGAAGAACGCTGGGCGCGCTGGGAGCAGACCGGGGCAGGGCAGGTGGTTGCCGTGCCGGGTGCGGCCGAGACGATCGCGGCGTTGCGGCAGGAGGGGGTGACGGTGATCTTCAACTCCAACCGCGATGCCCGCTTTGCTGCGCAGACGATCGCCGCGCTCAACGGCGCGGGACTGGGGCCGGCCGAGCATGGCAAGACATTGTGGCTGAAGGGTGATTTCGGGGGCGACAGCGGCAAGGACGCGCGGCGCTGGGCAATTTCTGAGAAGTACTGCGTGGTGGCGATGGTCGGCGACCAGCTGGGCGATTTCACCGATCTGTTCAACGCGGGCTATATCGCGCCGGTGCGCCGCAATCTGGCGATGGCGTCGCTGGTCAGCGCAAAATGGGGCAGCGGCTGGTTCCTGCTGCCCAATCCGATTTACGGCACTGCGCTGAAGGGCGAACTCGGCGAAATCGTGCCGAGCGACAAGCAATGGACGGATCCCGGCCCGGGAGCCGTGCCAGCACCCGCGCCCACCCCAGCCCCGGCCCCAGTGCCCGCCGCCACGCCCACACCACAGAATTGAACAGACGGAGCTTTTAATGCCCTGGACCCGTGACGAAATGGCCGCCCGCGCCGCAAAGGAATTGCAGGACGGCTTCTATGTGAATCTGGGCATTGGCATTCCGACGTTGGTCGCCAACCACATCCCGGCGGGGGTCGAGGTCACCTTGCAGTCGGAGAACGGGATGCTGGGCATCGGGCCGTTCCCCTATGAAGGCGAGGAAGACCCCGACCTTATCAACGCGGGCAAGCAGACGATCAGCGAACTGCCGCAATCGGTATATTTCAGTAGCGCCGACAGCTTTGCGATGATCCGTGGCGGCCATATCGACCTGACCGTGCTGGGCGCGATGGAGATCAGTGAGGGCGGCGACATCGCCAACTGGATGATCCCCGGCAAGATGATAAAGGGCATGGGCGGCGCGATGGATCTGGTCGCCGGGGTCAAGAAGATCATCGTGGTGATGGAGCATAATTCCAAGGACGGCGGCGCGAAGTTCATCCCGGAATGCACGCTGCCGCTGACCGGCAAGAATGTCGTCGACATGATCGTCACCGATCTCGCGGTGTTTCAGCGCGTCGATCATGACTCGCCGTTCCGCCTGATCGAACTGGCCCCCGGCGTGACCGAGGACGAGGTCGCGGCGAAGACGACGGCGGCCTATGAGGTGGCGCTGATCGCCGCGTGATGTGGCGCTGGGCGGCGATCGTCGGCCTGATACTGGTGAGCGTGGTGGGAGCGATGGCCTTGTTCGTGTCGCCGCCGCGTCTGCTCTCGATTGCCGATGCCGCGATGGGCGGCGGGGTCGGGGTCGAGCGCGTTGCGACGGGGGTCAGCTTTGGCGCGCATGGTCAGACACTGGATGTGTGGCGGCCAACTGGTGCGGTGACGTCGCGCCCCGTGCTGATCTTCTGGTATGGCGGCGGCTGGGTAAAGGGTGACCGGGGTGCCTATGCGTTCGCCGCGCGCGCCTTTGCCCGTGCCGGCTATGTCGTGGTGGTGCCGAATTACCGGAAGGTCCCGGACGTGCGCTTTCCCGCGTTTTTGCAGGATGGCGCGGCGGCGGTGAAATGGACGCGCGATCATGTGCGCGAGTTCGGCGGCGATCCTGAGCGGATCGCGCTCGCGGGGCATTCGGCCGGAGCGTACACGGTGGCGATGCTGGCGCTCGACAAAAGATGGCTGGAAGCGGAGGGCGTCGATCCAGCGATTGTTCGCGCAGGCGTGGGTCTGAGCGGGCCGTATGATTTCTATCCGTTCGACACGAAGCGTTCGATCGATGCGATGGCGGGCGTGGCCGATCCGATGGCGACGCAGCCGATCCGCTTTGCGCGCGGCGATGCGCCGCCGCTGCTGCTGGTGACATCGACTGACGACACCGTGGTGCGTCCTAAGAATGCGATCAATCTGGAGCGGCTCCTGCGCCAGGCAGGCGCGCCGGTCGAGTTGAAAAACTATGATGGCCTCAGCCATGAAGAGGTCGTGATGGCGCTGTCCAAACCGTTTCGCGGCAAGGCACCGGTGCTGGCCGACAGCCTGTCGTTCCTTGAAAAGGCGCTCGCACCGGACGGGGTTTAGGCGTAGCCTTGGCCCATGTTTGCCGCCCTTCGCCATCGTTATCTGGACCTGCTGGGCTCGATCTACATCTATAACGAGCATCGCGGTTACACGAGCATCGACCGGGTGCTGGAGGCGGTACGAGCGCGCGCGCCGGACGATCACGCGCTGATCGCCGCGGTCGAGCAGCATCGCGCCGACGAGCGCAAACATTATGTGATGTTCAAACGCTGGTTCGAGTTGCGCGGGCAGATGCCGCTGAACGTGAACCGCACCTGCGGCCATATCGACCGCTTTGTCGAGATCATGTTCGGGCGCATGATCGACAATCTGGACACCGACGCGATCATCGCCGAGGATTCGCAGTTCGAGAAATTGTGCCGCGTCATCTCGTTGACCGAGCAGCGCGGGTTCAAGCAGGTCGAAATTCTGCTCAACCACCCGCTGGTCCGCCACGACCGCGCGCTGATCCGCATATTCCAGGTGATCCACCGCGACGAACCGAGTCACTGGGCACCCTATGACGGCTGGCTGAAGGCGAACGGCAAGCGCGACCCCAAATGGTGGGAGCGTGCGGTGGACACCTTCATCCATTCCGAATTGCTGTTCGTGAAACTGCCGTTGTTGTTCCTGAACCCGTGGGTGAAACGCAGGACTGACTGGGCGGATGTCGGCGAACCCGTGCTTGCGAAGCCTGCGCCCGCCATCGCATAAGACGGCAATGCGGATTCTTCTGACAGGTTCGTCCGGCTGGCTCGGCCGCTTTCTTGCGCCGATGCTGCGGGGTGCGGGGCATGATGTGACCGGGCTGGACGTCGCGCCGGGTGCCGATACGGATGTGATCGGCAGCGTCGCAGATCGCGCGCTGATCGAACGGGTGTTCGGTGAGCGCGGGATCGAAGCGGTCATTCATGGCGGCGCGTTGCACAAGCCGGACATTGCGCGATATCCGAAGCAGGCGTTCGTCGATGTCAATGTCACCGGTACGCTCAATCTGCTCGAGACGGCGGTTGCGGCCGGGCATGACCGGTTTGTCTTTACCTCCACCACGTCGCTGATGATCAGCCAGGCGATCCGCGACGAGGCGGGTGAGGCGGCGGTGTGGCTTGATGAGGATAGCGGCCCGATCGAGCCGCGCAACATCTATGGCGTGACGAAGTTCGCCGCGGAGCAACTGTGCCGCCTGTTCCATCTGGAGCACGGACTAAACTGCGTCGTGTTGCGCACGGCGCGATTCTTTCCGGAGGATGACGACACACATGCGTTTCCGCCGAGCGTGAATTTGAAGGCAAACGAGTTTCTCAACCGGCGGCTGACGGTGGAGGACGCGGCGCGCGCGCATCTGGCGGCGCTGGAGCGGGCGGGGGATGTCGGGTTCGGGACCTATATCGTGTCCGCACCAACGCCGTTCGTGCGGGCGGACGCGGCCGAGTTGAAGCGCGACGCGGCGGCGGTGATTGCTCGGTATTTCCCGGATGTGGCGGAGCTTTACGCCGCGCAGGGGTGGGTGCTGCCCGAGCGTATCGGGCGGGTTTACGATAGCGGGCGGATCCAACGTGAGCTGGGCTTTCGGTTCAATACCGGTTTTGCCGAGGTGCTGGCGGCGTTGCGCGAAGACGAACAGCTGCCTTTTGCGCACGACGCCGACTATGTCTCACCCAAGGAGACGGTTTAGTCCAGCTTCGCCTCCGAAAATGTCGCCTGTGTTTGCCCCTGCGCAACAAAGGCGTAAGGGCAGGGCCATTATGGCCAGCAAACCGCTCACCCTTTACGAGAAAATCTGGGCCGCGCATGTCGTGGAGCGCCGCGATGACGGCACGTGCCTGATCTATATCGACCGGCATCTGGTCCATGAAGTGACCAGCCCGCAGGCGTTCGAGGGGCTGCGCGTTGCAGGACGCAGAGTTCGGCGGCCTGACCTGACGCTGGCGGTGCCGGACCATAATCTGCCGACCACGGCGCGGGTGGATGCGGCGGGTAATCGCCTGCCGATCGCCGATATCGAGAGTGCGGCACAGCTTGCCGCGCTGGAGCGCAATGTCGCTGAGTTCGGGATCGATTATTTCGGAGCGACTGCGCCGGAGCAGGGCATCGTGCATGTTGTGGGGCCGGAGCAGGGCTTTACGCTGCCGGGCACGACATTGGTGTGTGGTGACAGCCATACATCGGCGCATGGTGCGCTCGGCGCGCTGGCGTTTGGGATCGGGACGAGCGAGGTCGAGCATGTGCTGGCGACGCAGACGTTGCTGCTGAACCAGTCGAAAACGATGGAAATCCGGGTCGATGGCTCGCTGGGCTATGGCGTCAGCGCGAAGGACGTGGTGCTCGCGATCATCGGCAAGACGGGGGCAGCGGGGGGCACCGGTTATGTCGTCGAATATACAGGCGACGTGATCCGTGGCCTGTCGATCGAGGGGCGGCTGACGATCAGCAACATGTCGATCGAGGGCGGCGCGCGGTCCGGCCTGATTGCGCCGGATGAGACGACCTATACCTATCTGAAGGGGCGTCCGATGGTCCCCGCTGGCGAGGCTTGGGAACAGGCGCTGGCGTGGTGGAAGACGCTGCCGACCGATCCCGGCGCGGTGTATGACAAGGTCGTCCAGTTACATGCGACCGACATTTCGCCATCGCTGACCTGGGGGACGAGCCCCGAGGACGTAGTGCCGATCACTGGCTTCGTGCCCGACCCCGAGAGTTTCGCCGACCCGGCCAAGCGCATCGCGGCGCAGAAGTCGCTGGATTATATGGGGCTGACGGCGGGCACGCGGATGCAGGATATTTCGGTCGAGAATATCTTCATCGGCAGCTGCACCAACAGCCGGATCGAGGATCTGCGCGCCGCTGCTTCGGTGGTGAAGGGGCGGCATGTCGCGGACGGCATTCGGCAGGCGCTGATCGTGCCCGGCTCGGGACTGGTCAAGCGCCAGGCCGAGGCCGAAGGGCTGGACCGTATCTTTATCGAGGCCGGGTTCGACTGGCGCGAGCCGGGCTGTTCCATGTGTCTCGCCATGAACCCGGATAAAGTGCCGCCGGGCGAACGCTGTGCTTCCACTTCCAATCGAAACTTTGTAGGAAGGCAGGGTCCGGGCGCGCGTACCCACCTCGTCTCACCCGCAATGGCGGCGGCGGCGGCGGTGACTGGAAAGCTCACGGACGTTCGGGACCTGATGGGTGCCCAATGAGGGGGATGACCTGTGAAGCGCGTATTGGTGTTATTGGTCGCGGGAACGATCTTGAGCGGTGCGGCGGCAGTTTTCGCCACGGCGAACGCGCGTGCGGTGGCGGCGGACGCAAAGCCGGTTCCGGCAGCGGACCCCGCAGCGCGTTAAGCGCGGGCAACTTCGTTCGACAATTGCGGGTTTTCACGGGCGCTGGTCCGGCGGAGGCGTTTGCCCGTCGGCGACCGACGCCC includes these proteins:
- a CDS encoding host attachment family protein — its product is MQVPHNAVVVVADGRKMLLLRNEGDAEYPNLQLEKKREQENPSTSEQATDVSGRAQSTRMAGGAFASGGGTMDNADFHQIEEDKFAVETAELLKKRALNNDFETLIIIAPPRTLGELRKNYHKEVEQRLAGEIDKDLTGHTIPDIEKALLAAD
- a CDS encoding CoA transferase subunit A, with product MKKLYPNAEAALEGLLHDGMTICAGGFGLCGIPERLIDAIQAAGTTGLTIASNNAGIDGEGLGKLLRSRQVKKMISSYVGENKEFERQYLSGELEVEFCPQGTLAERCRAGGAGIPGFYTRTGVGTKVAEGKESKIFDGEEFILERGIRADLAIIKGWKADESGNLIFRKTARNFNQPMATAANICVAEVEEVVPVGSLDPDTIHLPGIYVKRMIIGAPYDKKIEFRTVRIREGA
- a CDS encoding DUF5076 domain-containing protein, with translation MSLPHEIKLDPKLLQGDAREIARLWVTHRGPATVFLAPGHLADPAMFGMLLVDTARHAARAYAQALGLSEEEALQRLLLGFDAERGTPTSALSTPDDRKDRH
- a CDS encoding PilZ domain-containing protein, encoding MHERRMDQFSTDPLHASLSDDAAFQRSGSRDSLLLSAMLRMAGSPDVTVRVRNLSSGGLMAEYAQPVVQGAPVEVDVRGVGWINGRIAWAAEGRIGIAFEREIDPMAARKPVGATRPTSYKPVKRAL
- a CDS encoding YdcH family protein; translation: MQNAHLSALVAKHATLDQKISAESQRPLPDPVVIGDLKRRKLRVKEEIALQ
- a CDS encoding DUF1465 family protein, giving the protein MTGDVGTSRIHRRLIDSLYTESMLLADEARGYFDEMGRDERNSLDAMTRVVFSCESLKVTTRLMHVIAWLLTQRAVDAGEIAARDALDPSRRLGTAPATDDAAFDSMPMAAQGLIAASQDLYRRVARIDSAQDDEVLVQMSPVRSMQDRLALAF
- the dksA gene encoding RNA polymerase-binding protein DksA, translated to MATVYDHRDEPEGVPVAANDLPDGYRPGADEPFMNPRQLQYFREKLLAWKDAIHREAAGTLSQLQVDSLREADLTDRASSETDWSIELRTRDRQRKLIAKIDAAMRRIDDGEYGFCEVSGEPISLGRLEARPIATMTVEAQERHERNEKVSRDE
- a CDS encoding gamma carbonic anhydrase family protein; translated protein: MAVYSFEGVAPAIDPDAWIAPSADVIGDVHLAAGASIWFGAVIRADNTPIVVGERSNVQEGAMLHSDPGAPLTIGQDCTIGHHAILHGCTIGNRVLVGMGAIVLNRAEIGDDCLIGAGALVTEGKVFPPGSLIVGSPARAIRTLDDTTRAALLLSAQNYADRQRRFRTGLIRID
- a CDS encoding YdcH family protein produces the protein MDETEILRRLELLRVDHRDLDAAIDALAMAGAPDQLQIARLKKRKLRLRDEIAMLEDQLIPDIIA
- a CDS encoding NAD(P)H-dependent flavin oxidoreductase; protein product: MALPALFNRLRLPVIGSPLFIVSGVELVIAQCKAGIVGSFPALNARPQSQLDEWLHRITEELAAWNRDNPDRPAAPYAVNQIVHRSNDRLEADLATCAKWQVPIVITSLGAQEAVNQAVHSWGGIALHDVINDRFAHKAVEKSADGLILVCTGAGGHAGVLSPFAFVQETRAWFDGPIILSGSIATGGAVLAAQAMGADLGYIGSPFIATTEANAEQNYKDGIVGSSAADIVYTNLFTGVHGNYLRGSIVAAGLDPDNLPVSDPSTMNFGSGGNTKVKAWRDIWGSGQGIGAIKSVMPVAEFVDRLDREYREARERIGALSQGGWSAS
- a CDS encoding GlsB/YeaQ/YmgE family stress response membrane protein; the protein is MNLIILLIVGGVLGWLASIVMRTDAQQGIFLNIVVGIVGALLAGLLIAPLIGGGTITQGSFSAMSLLVSFLGAVVLLAIVNLVRRGSVR